The following proteins come from a genomic window of Streptomyces sp. GS7:
- a CDS encoding helix-turn-helix domain-containing protein gives MPELADTGRRIKELRVGAGMTQHDLAGSDMSSSYISLVERGKRIPSGRALKILAERLGVGVTEISGGAESAESTGRVRRLDLVGRLVAARRQWEGGDAEGALREFRALAETESAGRQDDVYTEAQLAIAEILGSLGRADEGAAVLLRMLDALAAAPYAEARLRALIALADLLESAGRVQDGLRYALTGSLESDRAPGTGFHSLLVLDVLTRCAYWSGCAHWAPATDRGRPPAHGVLPGPRASIELHRALDLWDRGAADRAAELLADTVRRVTPAAGFRLWEKINGRYALLLLGRGERSAARSIVERGLVVASVAQEPDFPLWLMTAEAVCAEAAGDPARVRSLGTELAALPDTGRSHEKAAALLEIAAAHERIGDREKAAGYFRYSAELFRRAQAYRHADRARERLTELLEKRN, from the coding sequence ATGCCTGAGCTGGCGGACACCGGGAGGCGAATCAAAGAGCTCCGGGTCGGCGCGGGAATGACCCAGCACGATCTCGCCGGATCCGACATGTCCTCCAGCTACATCTCCCTTGTCGAACGCGGGAAGCGCATTCCCAGCGGCCGGGCCCTCAAGATCCTGGCCGAACGCCTCGGGGTCGGCGTGACGGAAATATCCGGCGGCGCCGAGTCGGCCGAATCCACCGGCCGGGTCCGCAGGCTGGATCTGGTCGGTCGATTGGTCGCGGCCCGCCGCCAATGGGAGGGCGGCGATGCCGAGGGTGCGCTCCGGGAATTCCGCGCGCTGGCCGAGACCGAATCGGCCGGCCGGCAGGACGACGTATATACCGAGGCGCAGCTCGCCATTGCCGAAATACTGGGGTCACTGGGCCGCGCCGACGAAGGCGCGGCCGTCCTGCTGCGGATGCTGGACGCGCTCGCCGCCGCGCCGTACGCCGAGGCCCGGCTGCGCGCGCTGATCGCGCTCGCCGACCTGCTGGAGTCGGCCGGCCGGGTCCAGGACGGGCTCCGCTACGCGCTGACCGGCTCGCTGGAGTCCGACCGGGCCCCCGGCACCGGCTTCCACTCGCTGCTGGTCCTCGACGTCCTGACCCGCTGCGCCTACTGGAGCGGCTGCGCCCACTGGGCGCCGGCCACCGACCGCGGCCGGCCGCCCGCGCACGGGGTGCTGCCCGGGCCGCGCGCCAGTATCGAGCTGCACCGGGCGCTGGACCTGTGGGACCGCGGCGCGGCGGACCGGGCGGCGGAGCTGCTGGCCGACACCGTGCGCCGGGTCACCCCGGCCGCCGGATTCCGGCTCTGGGAGAAGATCAACGGCCGTTACGCGCTGCTGCTGCTCGGCCGCGGCGAGCGGAGCGCCGCGCGCAGCATCGTGGAGCGCGGGCTGGTGGTCGCCTCCGTGGCGCAGGAACCGGACTTCCCGCTCTGGCTGATGACCGCCGAGGCGGTCTGCGCGGAGGCCGCCGGCGATCCGGCGCGGGTCCGGTCGCTGGGTACTGAGCTGGCCGCGCTGCCCGACACCGGCCGCAGCCACGAGAAAGCCGCCGCGCTCCTGGAGATCGCGGCGGCACACGAGCGGATCGGGGACCGGGAAAAGGCGGCCGGTTACTTCCGGTATTCCGCCGAGCTGTTCCGGCGCGCCCAGGCGTACCGGCACGCCGACCGGGCCCGGGAACGGCTCACCGAACTCCTCGAAAAGCGGAACTGA
- a CDS encoding DUF1707 SHOCT-like domain-containing protein, which produces MTQPQRPDLHKESAPSPTAPRQPSVLASDAEREDMIERLREATVEGRLTLEELAERYEAAYLARTREELASVGEDLPAAAPPPSPATAGQRVFKAVFGDLTLSSPALENGIEATAVFGDLTLDLCSSPAPSTGELTISARAVLGDVHLLLPEGVRVELNCSKLFGDLRDLTRAHSGPESVTPLVRITGSAVFGDIVVAHPSSDRRTYWQKWLDERRRGA; this is translated from the coding sequence ATGACGCAGCCCCAACGCCCCGATCTGCACAAGGAGTCGGCGCCGTCGCCGACCGCGCCCCGGCAGCCCTCGGTGCTCGCCTCGGACGCCGAGCGCGAGGACATGATCGAGCGGCTGCGGGAAGCCACCGTGGAAGGCCGGCTGACGCTGGAGGAACTGGCCGAGCGCTACGAGGCGGCCTATCTGGCCCGTACGCGTGAGGAGTTGGCGTCGGTCGGCGAGGATCTGCCCGCCGCCGCACCGCCGCCCTCGCCGGCTACCGCCGGACAGCGGGTGTTCAAGGCGGTGTTCGGCGATCTGACACTGAGCAGCCCCGCCCTGGAGAACGGCATCGAGGCCACCGCCGTCTTCGGCGATCTGACCCTCGACCTGTGCTCCTCCCCGGCCCCGTCGACCGGCGAACTGACCATCTCGGCCCGCGCGGTGCTCGGCGATGTGCACCTGCTCCTCCCCGAGGGCGTCCGGGTCGAGCTGAACTGCAGCAAGCTCTTCGGCGATTTGCGCGATCTGACCCGGGCGCACTCCGGCCCGGAGTCCGTCACCCCGCTGGTGCGCATCACCGGCTCCGCGGTCTTCGGCGACATCGTCGTCGCCCATCCCAGCAGCGACCGGCGCACGTACTGGCAGAAGTGGCTCGACGAGCGCCGGCGCGGGGCCTGA
- a CDS encoding DUF5708 family protein translates to MKGIAVGIFLAIVGVILWLTTKEVETPVISLHKAGLVLAIVGGAEALFALLGLGKKSNK, encoded by the coding sequence ATGAAGGGTATTGCCGTAGGCATTTTTCTGGCGATCGTCGGCGTCATCCTGTGGCTCACCACAAAGGAAGTGGAGACGCCGGTCATCTCACTTCACAAGGCCGGACTCGTCCTGGCCATCGTCGGCGGCGCGGAGGCGCTCTTCGCGCTCCTGGGGCTGGGGAAGAAGTCGAATAAATAG